GCCGACGCGGTTGAGGAACCGCTGGGCTTGAGCTTCCTTGGTCTCCGGCAGGACCACCAAGAATTCATCCCCGCCATAGCGTGCCGGCGTATCCGAGGAGCGCGTCTTCTCTTGCAGCAAGGCAGCAAACTGCCGCATGACTTCGTCGCCGGCCAGGTGGCCGTAGCGGTCGTTAATCTGCTTGAAGTTGTCGAGGTCGAAGAGAACCACCGCCAGTTGCCGGGCGTAACGATGCGCTCGCGAGACCTCATGGCGAAGCTGCTCAGTGACGAACCGGCGGTTCGAAAGTCCGGTGAGGGGATCGGTGGTGGAAAGCTGGTGAAACCGCTCGGCTTGCTCCTGCAACTCGAGGTTGGTCAGGATTTCTGTCTCCAGGTGGCTGCGCAATCGCTTCAATGCAAATTGCTGATAGAGCGCGTAGATGTCAAAGATCAGCACCGCCCCGATCAGGCCGCGCACCGAGTGCTCGAGCGATAGCCGCGACCACAAGCCCTTCTCGGCCGAGAGCATCGGCAAAGCGAGAATCACCACTGCACCGGTAA
The sequence above is a segment of the Candidatus Acidiferrales bacterium genome. Coding sequences within it:
- a CDS encoding GGDEF domain-containing protein — protein: MGTIDTIARPQPEVAPKRRVDRGYLRQFHAIERRDWWLWGLSTLVILTLTGAVVILALPMLSAEKGLWSRLSLEHSVRGLIGAVLIFDIYALYQQFALKRLRSHLETEILTNLELQEQAERFHQLSTTDPLTGLSNRRFVTEQLRHEVSRAHRYARQLAVVLFDLDNFKQINDRYGHLAGDEVMRQFAALLQEKTRSSDTPARYGGDEFLVVLPETKEAQAQRFLNRVGRSVEVRAGGRKIQVGISAGRAGYTEGDSVETLLERADQSLYACKRNR